One genomic region from Natrinema caseinilyticum encodes:
- the lonB gene encoding ATP-dependent protease LonB: MSNDTNVDDPPEDAPEAAPDEEYVEEHPERQGERSPLEEEDGDRRTDVDDPSDEFDSSTADEAEGGDDIETVDDLGSTVEVDPGVEVDEDIAEDDLLGGLKIDSTEDIEVPDRLVDQVIGQDEARDIIIKAAKQRRHVMMIGSPGTGKSMLAKAMSQLLPKEDLQDVLVYHNPDDGNEPKVRTVPAGKGEQIIDAHKEEARKRNQMRSILMWIIIAIVIGYAILAGPLLLGIVAAGIIWLIFRYTSRGTDAMVPNMIVNNGDQRVAPFEDATGAHAGALLGDVRHDPFQSGGMETPSHDRVEPGSIHKSNKGVLFVDEINTLDIRTQQKLMTAIQEGEFAITGQSERSSGAMVQTEPVPCDFIMVAAGNLDAMENMHPALRNRIKGYGYEVYMDDTIEDTPEMRRKYARFVAQEVERDGRLPHFTEEAVEEVILEAKRRSGRKNHLTLLFRSLGGLVRVAGDIARAEDREFTTREDVLQAKERSRSIEQQLADDYIERRKDYELQVNEGGVEGRVNGLAVMGEDSGIMLPVMAEIAPAQGGGQVIATGQLKEMAEESVQNVSAIIKKFSDVDLSEKDIHIQFVQAGQQGVDGDSASITVATAVISALENIPVDQSVAMTGSLSVRGDVLPVGGVTHKIEAAAKAGCSRVIIPEANEQDVMIEEEYEEMIEIIPCANISEVLDVALMGEPKKDSLVDRLKSITGSAFDQSAVGSAGGSNPSPQ; the protein is encoded by the coding sequence ATGAGTAACGATACGAACGTTGACGACCCTCCCGAAGACGCCCCGGAGGCTGCTCCCGACGAGGAATACGTCGAGGAGCACCCAGAGCGTCAGGGAGAGCGGTCGCCGCTCGAGGAGGAAGACGGTGACCGTCGCACCGACGTCGACGATCCGAGCGACGAGTTCGATTCGTCAACCGCCGACGAGGCAGAAGGGGGCGACGACATCGAGACCGTCGACGACCTCGGCAGTACGGTCGAGGTCGATCCCGGCGTCGAAGTCGACGAGGACATCGCCGAGGACGACCTTCTCGGCGGCCTCAAGATCGATTCGACGGAGGACATCGAGGTCCCCGATCGGCTCGTCGATCAGGTCATCGGACAGGACGAAGCACGCGATATAATCATCAAGGCGGCGAAGCAGCGCCGACACGTCATGATGATCGGCTCGCCGGGGACCGGCAAGTCGATGCTGGCGAAGGCGATGAGCCAACTGCTTCCCAAGGAGGATCTTCAGGACGTTTTAGTCTACCACAACCCGGACGACGGCAACGAGCCGAAAGTCCGCACCGTTCCCGCCGGCAAGGGCGAACAGATCATCGACGCACACAAGGAGGAAGCACGCAAGCGCAACCAGATGCGCTCGATCCTGATGTGGATCATCATCGCGATCGTCATCGGGTACGCGATCCTCGCCGGGCCCCTCCTGCTCGGCATCGTCGCCGCGGGGATCATCTGGCTGATCTTCCGGTACACCAGCCGGGGCACCGACGCGATGGTGCCCAACATGATCGTCAACAACGGCGATCAGCGCGTCGCGCCCTTCGAGGACGCGACCGGCGCCCACGCCGGCGCGCTGCTGGGCGACGTCCGCCACGACCCGTTCCAGTCCGGCGGCATGGAAACGCCGAGCCACGACCGCGTCGAACCCGGCTCCATCCACAAGTCCAACAAGGGCGTGCTGTTCGTCGACGAGATCAACACGCTCGACATCCGCACCCAGCAGAAGCTGATGACGGCCATCCAGGAGGGCGAGTTCGCGATCACCGGCCAGTCCGAGCGCTCCTCGGGCGCGATGGTCCAGACCGAGCCCGTCCCCTGTGACTTCATCATGGTCGCGGCGGGTAACCTCGACGCCATGGAGAACATGCACCCCGCGCTCCGCAACCGGATCAAGGGGTACGGCTACGAGGTCTACATGGACGACACCATCGAGGACACCCCCGAGATGCGGCGCAAGTACGCCCGCTTCGTCGCCCAGGAGGTCGAACGCGACGGCCGCCTGCCTCACTTCACCGAGGAAGCCGTCGAAGAGGTCATCCTCGAGGCGAAACGCCGCTCGGGCCGAAAGAACCACCTGACGCTGCTGTTTCGCAGTCTCGGTGGTCTGGTCCGCGTCGCCGGCGACATCGCCCGCGCAGAGGACCGCGAGTTCACCACCCGCGAGGACGTCCTGCAGGCCAAGGAACGCTCGCGCTCGATCGAGCAACAGCTGGCCGACGACTACATCGAACGTCGCAAGGACTACGAACTGCAGGTCAACGAAGGCGGCGTCGAAGGTCGCGTCAACGGCCTCGCCGTCATGGGCGAGGACTCGGGCATCATGCTCCCCGTAATGGCCGAAATCGCGCCCGCCCAGGGCGGCGGCCAGGTGATCGCGACCGGTCAACTCAAGGAGATGGCCGAGGAGTCGGTCCAGAACGTCTCCGCGATCATCAAGAAGTTCTCCGACGTCGACCTCTCGGAGAAGGACATCCACATCCAGTTCGTCCAGGCTGGACAACAGGGCGTCGACGGCGACTCCGCCTCCATCACGGTGGCGACCGCCGTTATCAGCGCCCTCGAGAACATTCCGGTCGATCAGTCGGTCGCGATGACCGGCTCGCTGTCGGTCCGGGGCGACGTGCTTCCGGTCGGTGGGGTCACCCACAAGATCGAAGCCGCCGCCAAGGCCGGCTGCTCCAGGGTCATCATCCCCGAAGCGAACGAACAGGACGTGATGATCGAAGAGGAGTACGAGGAGATGATCGAGATCATCCCCTGTGCGAACATCAGCGAAGTCCTCGACGTCGCCCTGATGGGCGAACCGAAGAAGGATTCGCTCGTCGACCGGCTCAAGTCGATCACCGGGTCGGCCTTCGATCAGAGCGCCGTCGGCTCCGCCGGCGGCTCGAACCCGAGCCCGCAGTAA
- a CDS encoding CPBP family intramembrane glutamic endopeptidase, protein MPQWAAFLGIAGVVLVLLLVLSHLTQSAFTDGDRAPSGSDGSRDEAPPGGADGSVGADRADGATDADADRADIAVELPPRTRESDRASHAETNPTDSTTRDVDGRTPGAEHGLHSASSRGPDSIASDPDRRRPSDRRGDPASMTTGMVLLNVALSQGLFALVLFGAAIYTGIPSSALGLEFSVSALESGLLVGSVAGVAFYVANELAAAAATWIGFDHDEGLRELLAPDSVGGWAVLLVGVLPIIAVFEEFLFRAALIGVPAAGFGVSPWLLAVVSSIAFAMGHGMQGSVGVVVTGLLGFVLAAVFIVTGSLLVVVVAHYLVNALEFVVHEAFGIEWAEILEG, encoded by the coding sequence ATGCCCCAGTGGGCGGCGTTCCTCGGTATCGCGGGCGTCGTCCTCGTGTTGTTACTCGTTTTATCGCATCTGACACAGTCGGCGTTTACCGACGGTGATCGGGCACCGAGCGGCAGCGACGGGTCTCGAGACGAGGCGCCGCCCGGCGGCGCCGATGGGTCGGTGGGGGCCGACCGCGCGGACGGGGCCACAGACGCCGACGCCGACCGCGCCGACATCGCGGTCGAGTTACCGCCGCGAACTCGCGAATCGGATCGAGCGTCGCACGCGGAGACGAACCCGACCGACTCGACGACTCGCGACGTCGACGGACGAACTCCTGGCGCCGAACACGGTCTCCACTCCGCCTCGAGTCGAGGGCCCGATTCGATCGCTTCGGACCCGGATCGCCGCCGGCCGAGCGACCGTCGCGGGGACCCGGCCTCGATGACCACGGGAATGGTCCTCCTGAACGTGGCCCTTTCCCAGGGGCTGTTCGCGCTCGTGTTGTTCGGTGCGGCCATCTACACAGGAATTCCGTCGTCGGCGCTGGGCCTCGAGTTCTCGGTGTCCGCTCTCGAATCGGGGCTCCTGGTGGGGTCGGTCGCCGGAGTCGCGTTCTACGTCGCGAACGAACTCGCCGCGGCGGCGGCGACGTGGATCGGCTTCGACCACGACGAAGGCCTGCGGGAGCTGCTGGCACCGGACTCGGTGGGCGGTTGGGCGGTTTTGCTGGTCGGCGTCCTGCCGATCATCGCCGTCTTCGAGGAGTTTCTCTTCCGAGCGGCCCTCATCGGCGTCCCGGCCGCGGGATTCGGCGTTTCGCCGTGGTTACTCGCGGTCGTCTCCTCGATCGCGTTCGCGATGGGCCACGGGATGCAGGGTTCGGTCGGCGTCGTCGTCACCGGCCTCCTCGGCTTCGTTCTCGCTGCCGTCTTCATCGTGACGGGGAGTCTCCTTGTCGTCGTCGTCGCCCACTACCTCGTCAACGCCCTCGAATTCGTCGTCCACGAGGCGTTCGGCATCGAGTGGGCGGAAATCCTCGAAGGCTAA